The Mariluticola halotolerans nucleotide sequence CACCATGCTCAAGATTGGTGGTGCCGCCGCGACACTGCCGTTGATCGGCAGCCGGGCCTTTGCCCAGAAAGACAAGGTGCGGGCCGCCTTCGTGCTGATCGGCACACCGGACGACAATGGCTGGAATTTCGGCCATGATCAGGGCCGTCTTGCCATGATCGAGGCCATCGGTGCCGACAAGGTGGAAACCACTGTCGTGACCAATGTGGCCGAAGGGCCGGACAGCGAGCGGGTGTTCCGCGAACTGGCACAGCAGGGCCATGACATCATTTACGCAACCAGCTTTGGTTTCGGCGATTATGCGCACAAGGTTGCCAAGCAGTTCCCCGAAGTGAAATTCGAATGGGCGACCGGCAATTCCACCGCGCCGAACCTGTCGCTTTACAACGCCAAATTCCACGAAGGTCGCGCCGTGATCGGTACGGTTGCCGGCATGATGACCAAGACCAATATCGGCGCTTATATCGGCTCGTTCCCGATCCCTGAAGTGCGCATGGGCATCAACGCGTTCCAGATTGCTGCGCGCAAGGTGAACCCCGATTTCGTGACCAAGGTGGTTTATGTCGACAGCTGGTTTGACCCCGCCAAGGAAGCCGATGCGGCTCGTGCGCTGATCGATCAGGGTGTGGACGTGATCACCCAGCACACCGATGGCCCGGCAGCACTGCAGGTGGCTGAAGAACGCGGCATTGTTGGCGGCTTCGGCCAGGGTGCCGACATGAGCGCCTTTGCCCCGAATGCACACCTGACCGCGATCATCGACAATTGGGCACCCCATTACACCAAGTCGGTTCAATCAGTGCTTGATGGCACCTGGGCTGAAAGCAGCGTGTGGGATGGCATTGCATCGGGCGAAGTGATGATTGGCGACTATAATGCCAAGGTGCCTGCCGATGTTGTGGCTGCCGCTGATGCGGTGAAGAACGCCATTGCGGACGGTTCACTGCATCCGTTTGCCGGGCCGATCTCTGACAATCAGGGCACTGTGCGGGTTGAAGAAGGCGACATCATTGATGATGGCGAATTCTGGGGCGTCGACTGGTATGCCGAGGGTGTTGAAGCCTAGGGCTGACACTGCCAAAAACTTTTGCGAAAGGCGGGTTTTGCCTGCCTTTCGTTTCTTTACGGGCCCTGCGGCCGAGGTGTTGCCGAGATGACTGATTTTGCGATTTTCTGGGAGTGGGTGCAATTTGGCGTGCGCTGGTTGCATGTCATCACAGCGATCGCCTGGATCGGGTCTTCGTTTTATTTTATCGCGCTGGATCTTGGCTTGCGCAAAACCCCAAGCCTGCCCGCACTGGCCCATGGCGAAGAGTGGCAGGTGCATGGGGGCGGGTTTTACCACATCAACAAGTATCTGGTGGCACCGGCCACCTTGCCTGAGCACCTGACCTGGTTCAAATGGGAGGCCTATGCCACCTGGCTATCGGGCTTTGCGATGCTGGCGGTGCTCTATTATGTGGGCGCGGACCTTTATCTGATCGACCGCAATGTGCTGGATGTGCCGGCCTGGGGCGGCATCCTGATTTCGCTGGCCTCGCTTGGTGTGGGCTGGCTGATCTATGACCTTTTATGCAAATCGCCGATTGGCAAAAGCCAGAACGGCTTGATGATCCTGCTGTTTTTCGTGCTGGTGGCGATGGCCTGGGGCTATACGCAATTGTTCACCGGGCGGGCGGCGCTGCTGCATCTGGGCGCGTTTACCGCGACCATCATGAGCGCCAATGTGTTTCTGATCATTATTCCGAACCAGAAGATTGTGGTGGCGGATTTGAAGGCGGGGCGGGTGCCGGCGGCGCATTTGGGCGCGCAGGCAAAGCAGCGTTCGCTGCACAATAATTACCTCACCCTGCCGGTGATCTTTTTGATGCTGAGCAATCACTATCCGCTGGCTTTTGCCACCGAATATAACTGGGTGATTGCGGCGCTGATCTTTTTGATTGGCGTGCTCATCCGGCATTTCTTCAATACTATCCATGCGCAAAAGGGCAATCCGCACTGGACATGGGGGCTGGCGGCAATCCTGTTCATCTGCATCATGTGGCTCTCGACCAATCCGAAAATGCCCGGTGTTGATGCGGGGGAACTGGCCTCACGGGAGGCAGCGCCGTTTATGGCCAGTGTGCATTTTGAGACGGTGCGCGACACGGTGATGGGGCGTTGTTCGATGTGCCACACGGCGGAACCTTTTTATGACGGGGTGCATGAGGCGCCCAAAAATGTGGTGCTGGATACCGATCTGGCCATTGCCACCCATGCGCGCGAGATTGCGATCCAGGCCGGGTTTTCAACGGCGATGCCGCCGGGCAATGTCAGCTATATGGAGCCTGAGGAACGGGCGCTGATTGTGACCTGGTATCGCGAAAGCCTTGCGGCTTCAGGCAGGTTGATGTGACCGCCAAAATGCTGCGCGGGCGGGTGCTGAGCTTTGTGCGTGCGCCGCTCGGCCCCGATGACAGCGATAGCTATCGCTATTTCGAGGACGGGTTTGTGGCGATTGATGGCGGCAAGATTATTGCCGTTGGCGATGTCGCGGCGCTGCCCGGCCCCTTTGATGGCGAGGTGATTGATCATCGCCCGCATCTGATCCTGCCGGGGCTGATTGATCCGCATATTCATTTCGTGCAGATGCAGGTTGTCGGTTCCTATGCCGCCAATCTGCTGGAATGGTTGAATAATTACACCTTTATCGAAGAGCAGCGTTTTGCCGATCCCGCGCATGGGGCGCGGATTGCGGGGCTGTTTTTTGACGAATTGATCCGCAATGGCACCACCACCGCTGCCGCCTATTGCTCGGTGCATGCCGCTTCTGCCGAGGCGTTTTTTGCTGAGGCGGAAAAGCGCAATATGCTGATGATCGGCGGCAAATGCCTGATGGACCGCAATTGCCCCGAGGCGCTGCAGGATACGCCCCAGACCGGCTATGACGCGACAAAGGCGCTGATCGGCAAATGGTATGGAAAGGGGCGGGCGCATTATGCGATCACGCCGCGATTTGCCATTACCTCGACACCGGAACAAATGGAGATGGTCGCGGCGCTGACAAAAGAGCATCCCGATTGTTACCTCCAGACGCATTTGTCGGAGAACATTGCCGAGATCGAGCTGACGACGTCGCTTTATCCCGATGCGCCGGATTATGCCGGGGTTTATGAGCATTACGGGCTGATGGGTCCAAAAAGCCTTTATGGCCATTGCCTGCATCTGAGCGACCGGGAAGTGGGGATGATGGCCGAGACCGGCGCTGTGGCGGTGCCGTGCCCGACATCGAACATGTTTCTGGGCAGCGGGCATTATGACCTTGCGCGCATGCAAGGGGCCGGGCTGCGCACGGGGGTTGCCACAGATATTGGCGGCGGCACCAGCTATTCGATGCTGGAAACGCTGGATACGTTCTACAAAAGCCAGCAATTATCGGGTAACCGCCTGACCCCACTGATGTCGTTTTACATGATGACGCGCGGCAATGCGGAAGCCCTCTCGCTGGAGAGCAAAATCGGCAGCATCGAACCGGACGCGGATGCCGATCTGGTGGTGCTCAATGCCGCCGCGACACCGGCCATGAGCGTGAAGATGGAACGGGTGGAAACGCTCAGCGAGGAATTGTTCCTGCTGCAAACCCTGGGCGATGACCGCGCTGTGGTGGAGACTTATGTGGCGGGCGTGGCGATGAAGGCGGGGTTGGCGGGTTAGCGGCTAAATCTGTGGTCGTCATTGCGAGGAACGGAGTGACGAAGCAATCCAGAGGGGCATGATGAGGGCGGTGCTTGGCGCTCTGGATTGCCGCGGGGCTTTGCCCCTCGCAATGACGGGGATAGTTTTGTGTATCCGCTCGGGTTTTTTTGATGGTGCGCGAATTCCGCTGCGTCATTGCGAGGAGCGTAGCGACGAAGCAATCCAGAGCGGCTTTGCCCGGGGACTGCATTTGGCCATTATGATAGCCTTGTTGTGTTTGGTGAATGGCGGAAGGCCATGGAAAAGAACCCTTGCGTTTACATGATGGCGAACCGCCGGAATGGTGCGATCTATACCGGGGTGACGTCTAATCTGCCGAAGCGGGTATATGAACATCGCAATGGTTTGGGCGTGGGCGGTTTTAGCGACAGATATGGCTGCAAGCTGCTTGTCTGGTATGAAATGCATGCCGGAATGGAAGCGGCGATCCTGCGCGAAAAGCAGATCAAGGCGGGGTCTCGTCGCCGGAAACTGCAACTGATCGAGGCGGCAAATCCGCTATGGGTGGATCTTTATGACGGGTTGTTCTGAATGGGTGCGCTGCCAGTGTGTGGGGTGAGTAGGTGAGCGTGGTGTTTGAGACTCTGGATTGCCGCGGGGCTTTGCCCCTCGCAATGACGGGGGATGGAGTGGTGGGCAGGGCCGGGGTGTCTTGTTTGCTGTGATATCTCGGTCGTCATTGCGAGGAGCGCAGCGACGAAGCAATCCAGAGCGGCGTGGTGAGGACGGTGTTTGGCGCTCTGGATTGCCGCGGGGGCTTTGCCCCCTCGCAATGACGCGGAGGGGCAGTGAGTCTTAGTGACGGTTCACTCAATCCGGCCGTAAAGGCTTTCGGCGCGTTCGTGGTCGTTGAGGCGGAAGCGGTGGTTGGCGGGGGGATGGGCCCTCTGGTCGCATTCCATGCGCGGGCAGATGCGGCAACCCACCCCGATGGGGACAATCTGGGTGGTGTTGGTCAGGTCAATGCCGTCAGCATAGATCAGCTTTTTGGCGTGCGCGATGTTGCAGCCGAGGCCGATGGAGAAATGCCGGCGCTGGGCATTGTGGCGATAGCCGCCTTTTTCAAAACTGCGGGCAATGCAGAAATAGGTCTCGCCATCCGGCATCTGGCTCAACTGGATATTGGTGCGGCCC carries:
- a CDS encoding BMP family ABC transporter substrate-binding protein, with the translated sequence MTKFTRRTMLKIGGAAATLPLIGSRAFAQKDKVRAAFVLIGTPDDNGWNFGHDQGRLAMIEAIGADKVETTVVTNVAEGPDSERVFRELAQQGHDIIYATSFGFGDYAHKVAKQFPEVKFEWATGNSTAPNLSLYNAKFHEGRAVIGTVAGMMTKTNIGAYIGSFPIPEVRMGINAFQIAARKVNPDFVTKVVYVDSWFDPAKEADAARALIDQGVDVITQHTDGPAALQVAEERGIVGGFGQGADMSAFAPNAHLTAIIDNWAPHYTKSVQSVLDGTWAESSVWDGIASGEVMIGDYNAKVPADVVAAADAVKNAIADGSLHPFAGPISDNQGTVRVEEGDIIDDGEFWGVDWYAEGVEA
- the guaD gene encoding guanine deaminase — translated: MTAKMLRGRVLSFVRAPLGPDDSDSYRYFEDGFVAIDGGKIIAVGDVAALPGPFDGEVIDHRPHLILPGLIDPHIHFVQMQVVGSYAANLLEWLNNYTFIEEQRFADPAHGARIAGLFFDELIRNGTTTAAAYCSVHAASAEAFFAEAEKRNMLMIGGKCLMDRNCPEALQDTPQTGYDATKALIGKWYGKGRAHYAITPRFAITSTPEQMEMVAALTKEHPDCYLQTHLSENIAEIELTTSLYPDAPDYAGVYEHYGLMGPKSLYGHCLHLSDREVGMMAETGAVAVPCPTSNMFLGSGHYDLARMQGAGLRTGVATDIGGGTSYSMLETLDTFYKSQQLSGNRLTPLMSFYMMTRGNAEALSLESKIGSIEPDADADLVVLNAAATPAMSVKMERVETLSEELFLLQTLGDDRAVVETYVAGVAMKAGLAG
- a CDS encoding urate hydroxylase PuuD; its protein translation is MTDFAIFWEWVQFGVRWLHVITAIAWIGSSFYFIALDLGLRKTPSLPALAHGEEWQVHGGGFYHINKYLVAPATLPEHLTWFKWEAYATWLSGFAMLAVLYYVGADLYLIDRNVLDVPAWGGILISLASLGVGWLIYDLLCKSPIGKSQNGLMILLFFVLVAMAWGYTQLFTGRAALLHLGAFTATIMSANVFLIIIPNQKIVVADLKAGRVPAAHLGAQAKQRSLHNNYLTLPVIFLMLSNHYPLAFATEYNWVIAALIFLIGVLIRHFFNTIHAQKGNPHWTWGLAAILFICIMWLSTNPKMPGVDAGELASREAAPFMASVHFETVRDTVMGRCSMCHTAEPFYDGVHEAPKNVVLDTDLAIATHAREIAIQAGFSTAMPPGNVSYMEPEERALIVTWYRESLAASGRLM
- a CDS encoding GIY-YIG nuclease family protein, producing the protein MEKNPCVYMMANRRNGAIYTGVTSNLPKRVYEHRNGLGVGGFSDRYGCKLLVWYEMHAGMEAAILREKQIKAGSRRRKLQLIEAANPLWVDLYDGLF